A single genomic interval of Lathyrus oleraceus cultivar Zhongwan6 chromosome 7, CAAS_Psat_ZW6_1.0, whole genome shotgun sequence harbors:
- the LOC127107730 gene encoding uncharacterized protein LOC127107730 produces MSNQDDVPPRYADTGARQSRARMEYDYGGSASQYGDAYGDRVGRSNLGYGSGSRSSISGQESHGMYSSRQGTGYGGGSYGGSDVGGMYSSSYGGDYVSRGSDVGGSSYSSMYSGRGAGGGSSYMGSGGSGSYY; encoded by the exons ATGTCTAATCAGGATGATGTTCCCCCGCGATATGCTGATACTGGTGCTCGTCAATCAAGAGCTCGAATGGAATATGATTATGGGGGCAGTGCTTCACAGTATGGTGATGCTTATGGTGATAG AGTTGGAAGATCAAATCTTGGATATGGCAGTGGCAGCCGAAGTTCTATTTCTGGTCAAGAATCACACGGGATGTATAGCAGTCGGCAGGGAACAGGTTATGGTGGAG GATCTTATGGTGGCAGTGATGTTGGAGGCATGTACTCGTCAAGTTATGGTGGTGATTACGTTTCTCGTGGAAGTGAT GTTGGCGGCAGCTCATATTCGTCAATGTATTCTGGCAGAGGTGCCGGCGGCGGTAGCAGTTACATGGGCAGCGGTGGATCTGGATCTTATTATTGA